In Ipomoea triloba cultivar NCNSP0323 chromosome 7, ASM357664v1, a single genomic region encodes these proteins:
- the LOC116025943 gene encoding protein KAKU4 isoform X1, translated as MATNFYAGARSGGKIVNKRRRKITTPYDRPPPPPLPPPPPPETPNWLTGLVFPATRTIVSGAAKLLSSVFNSDSSSCSSSSSSSGPPDGDCIYEDDNDHDTHSESLKEVKYAGRNAEQDGGMSKSKHLIEQLIMRETFTRIECDRLINLINSRVVDPPTLDYGLGDAIAVGTTVTGTLDPCSRYVMEAREWLEDKKDDLRSIACFAEGNCGSSSFLTENVEKVDGSPIYLAKSYMKARPPWASPTEHLDIRTPSSKKSKLFEEGTPFHAGDEFVPSSRKRSSLSSGPWNISEEIRRVRSKATDDILRSLPSKKIDLPLLTERKMKQNAVIDSRDSGSLAHLSISSRPALGTGIGQSETRQDAGKSVTVTSNSRALIPQDNDQIEVVGEWPATEPHQPNGPVLASENLDDPQSNNTTGSGFKDISGSEMAHMANGVPSSEARDGGGEPRPMEIDACSGHERSSDGVHMQVKCEFLTEASIELDESF; from the exons ATGGCGACGAATTTTTACGCCGGAGCTCGATCCGGCGGGAAAATAGTCAATAAAAGGCGTAGGAAAATCACAACCCCCTACGACCGccccccgccgccgccgctgcctCCTCCTCCCCCTCCCGAAACCCCCAATTGGCTCACCGGACTCGTCTTTCCCGCCACCCGTACTATTGTCTCCGGCGCCGCCAAGCTGCTGTCCTCCGTCTTCAACTCCGactcttcttcttgttcttcatcCTCGTCGTCTTCTGGACCTCCAGACGGCGATTGCATATACG AAGATGACAATGATCATGATACACACTCCGAATCATTAAAAGAG GTAAAATATGCTGGTAGAAATGCTGAACAGGATGGAGGAATGAGTAAGAGCAAACATTTAATTGAGCAGCTAATTATGCGGGAAACTTTTACGAG GATAGAGTGTGATAGGTTAATCAATTTAATCAACTCAAGGGTTGTGGATCCACCTACTCTTGATTATGGCCTTGGGGATGCAATAGCTGTTGGAACCACTG TCACAGGTACCTTGGATCCTTGCAGTCGATATGTTATGGAAGCAAGGGAATGGTTAGAAGACAAGAAAGATGATTTGCGCTCAATTGCATGCTTTGCTGAGGGGAATTGTGGTTCAAGCTCCTTCCTAACTGAAAAT GTGGAAAAGGTAGATGGCTCTCCTATATATTTGGCAAAATCATATATGAAAGCTCGTCCTCCTTGGGCATCTCCTACAGAACATCTTGACATAAGAACGCCATCATCAAAGAAGTCAAAGCTTTTTGAGGAAGGAACTCCTTTTCATGCTGGTGATGAATTTGTGCCCTCATCAAGG AAAAGGAGTTCTCTTTCATCTGGACCATGGAATATATCTGAGGAAATACGTAGAGTGCGTTCAAAAGCAACAGATGACATTCTACGCTCCCTCCCATCCAAAAAAATTGATCTGCCATTATTGACTGAACGGAAAATGAAGCAGAATGCTGTAATTGATTCACGTGATTCTGGTTCTTTGGCTCATTTATCCATAAGCTCAAGACCTGCACTGGGCACTGGTATTGGCCAATCTG AGACCAGACAAGATGCTGGAAAGTCTGTAACAGTGACATCGAATTCACGTGCATTAATTCCACAG GATAATGACCAAATTGAAGTTGTTGGTGAATGGCCTGCTACTGAGCCTCATCAGCCCAATGGTCCCGTTCTTGCCTCGGAAAATCTTGAtg ACCCTCAATCGAATAATACAACTGGTTCTGGTTTCAAAGATATCAGCGGGTCAGAAATGGCACACATGGCGAATGGCGTACCATCCTCGGAAGCTAG AGATGGCGGTGGAGAACCTCGGCCTATGGAAATTGACGCGTGCTCAGGTCACGAAAGGTCGAGCGATGGTGTTCATATGCAGGTTAAGTGTGAGTTTCTGACTGAGGCCTCTATTGAATTAGATGAGTCATTCTAA
- the LOC116025943 gene encoding protein KAKU4 isoform X2 produces MATNFYAGARSGGKIVNKRRRKITTPYDRPPPPPLPPPPPPETPNWLTGLVFPATRTIVSGAAKLLSSVFNSDSSSCSSSSSSSGPPDGDCIYEDDNDHDTHSESLKEVKYAGRNAEQDGGMSKSKHLIEQLIMRETFTRIECDRLINLINSRVVDPPTLDYGLGDAIAVGTTGTLDPCSRYVMEAREWLEDKKDDLRSIACFAEGNCGSSSFLTENVEKVDGSPIYLAKSYMKARPPWASPTEHLDIRTPSSKKSKLFEEGTPFHAGDEFVPSSRKRSSLSSGPWNISEEIRRVRSKATDDILRSLPSKKIDLPLLTERKMKQNAVIDSRDSGSLAHLSISSRPALGTGIGQSETRQDAGKSVTVTSNSRALIPQDNDQIEVVGEWPATEPHQPNGPVLASENLDDPQSNNTTGSGFKDISGSEMAHMANGVPSSEARDGGGEPRPMEIDACSGHERSSDGVHMQVKCEFLTEASIELDESF; encoded by the exons ATGGCGACGAATTTTTACGCCGGAGCTCGATCCGGCGGGAAAATAGTCAATAAAAGGCGTAGGAAAATCACAACCCCCTACGACCGccccccgccgccgccgctgcctCCTCCTCCCCCTCCCGAAACCCCCAATTGGCTCACCGGACTCGTCTTTCCCGCCACCCGTACTATTGTCTCCGGCGCCGCCAAGCTGCTGTCCTCCGTCTTCAACTCCGactcttcttcttgttcttcatcCTCGTCGTCTTCTGGACCTCCAGACGGCGATTGCATATACG AAGATGACAATGATCATGATACACACTCCGAATCATTAAAAGAG GTAAAATATGCTGGTAGAAATGCTGAACAGGATGGAGGAATGAGTAAGAGCAAACATTTAATTGAGCAGCTAATTATGCGGGAAACTTTTACGAG GATAGAGTGTGATAGGTTAATCAATTTAATCAACTCAAGGGTTGTGGATCCACCTACTCTTGATTATGGCCTTGGGGATGCAATAGCTGTTGGAACCACTG GTACCTTGGATCCTTGCAGTCGATATGTTATGGAAGCAAGGGAATGGTTAGAAGACAAGAAAGATGATTTGCGCTCAATTGCATGCTTTGCTGAGGGGAATTGTGGTTCAAGCTCCTTCCTAACTGAAAAT GTGGAAAAGGTAGATGGCTCTCCTATATATTTGGCAAAATCATATATGAAAGCTCGTCCTCCTTGGGCATCTCCTACAGAACATCTTGACATAAGAACGCCATCATCAAAGAAGTCAAAGCTTTTTGAGGAAGGAACTCCTTTTCATGCTGGTGATGAATTTGTGCCCTCATCAAGG AAAAGGAGTTCTCTTTCATCTGGACCATGGAATATATCTGAGGAAATACGTAGAGTGCGTTCAAAAGCAACAGATGACATTCTACGCTCCCTCCCATCCAAAAAAATTGATCTGCCATTATTGACTGAACGGAAAATGAAGCAGAATGCTGTAATTGATTCACGTGATTCTGGTTCTTTGGCTCATTTATCCATAAGCTCAAGACCTGCACTGGGCACTGGTATTGGCCAATCTG AGACCAGACAAGATGCTGGAAAGTCTGTAACAGTGACATCGAATTCACGTGCATTAATTCCACAG GATAATGACCAAATTGAAGTTGTTGGTGAATGGCCTGCTACTGAGCCTCATCAGCCCAATGGTCCCGTTCTTGCCTCGGAAAATCTTGAtg ACCCTCAATCGAATAATACAACTGGTTCTGGTTTCAAAGATATCAGCGGGTCAGAAATGGCACACATGGCGAATGGCGTACCATCCTCGGAAGCTAG AGATGGCGGTGGAGAACCTCGGCCTATGGAAATTGACGCGTGCTCAGGTCACGAAAGGTCGAGCGATGGTGTTCATATGCAGGTTAAGTGTGAGTTTCTGACTGAGGCCTCTATTGAATTAGATGAGTCATTCTAA
- the LOC116025425 gene encoding uncharacterized RING finger protein C4G3.12c-like isoform X1, translating into MDEHSGKRAASGLLVARRGLRDKPNDRDENIQFCPRIGCSGRLNNSRSGCTAKPYSSRQNLSSNSSNGKEVVGSSSRTVTRKLHKDYHRKPASQTKTDQLETRTFRDESVDHGQMESSSTSETGFLSEPRDSEPRKSRVWEAGCSSGLSSVTTQQQKYCNKSKRANQNNLSSNIPPQTRSSRNGVENGYKNPKCNSVSNALPHSSQPRFMKKRSSEGESSSSSIGNRTSRAFSKGGRAPLNNHPFSKEDHSSLNNRGILISESRCGRSWGPSEDNPAVSVRVQRSNMNSRLRTHDQDTGNTSTHTQPSGLISQLPRPQTPNDHILSSTYQFSTDSSSSESSPYNVPGNDGNNISSILPFPSAEFGISQSNNRDALWRYNMDEIAGVLLQLERIEHDDELRYEQLLALETNVFLNGMNFYDQHRDMRLDIDNMSYEELLALGERMGTVSTALSDEAMSKCLRRSIYRVTSSEVGVAGLKGDEDDNKCSICQEEYVLGDEMGMLGCEHGYHLACVHKWLRMKNWCPICKASAVPSRPSSPL; encoded by the exons ATGGATGAACATTCGGGTAAAAGAGCTGCTAGTGGGCTTCTTGTTGCGAGAAGAGGTTTGAGAGATAAGCCTAATGATAGGGATGAAAATATTCAGTTTTGCCCTCGAATTGGATGTAGTGGCAGGCTTAACAATTCAAGGAGTGGATGCACAGCGAAACCCTATTCATCGAGGCAAAATTTGAGCTCGAACTCTTCTAATGGCAAGGAAGTAGTTGGTAGTTCTTCGAGAACTGTTACAAGGAAATTGCACAAGGACTATCATAGAAAGCCGGCCTCTCAGACCAAAACTGATCAATTGGAAACCAGAACTTTTCGGGATGAGTCAGTGGATCATGGGCAAATGGAATCGTCAAGTACAAGTGAGACTGGGTTTTTGTCAGAACCGAGAGATTCTGAGCCTAGGAAAAGTAGGGTTTGGGAAGCGGGTTGCTCCAGTGGGTTGTCGTCTGTAACAACTCAGCAGCAAAAGTATTGTAATAAATCTAAGCGTGCCAATCAGAACAATTTGAGTAGTAACATTCCCCCCCAGACAAGGAGTAGCCGTAATGGGGTGGAAAATGGCTATAAAAATCCCAAATGCAATTCGGTATCGAATGCCCTTCCACATTCATCACAACCAAGGTTTATGAAAAAGAGAAGCTCCGAAGGTGAAAGTAGTTCGTCATCTATAGGGAATAGAACGAGTAGGGCATTCTCAAAAGGAGGACGTGCTCCACTTAACAATCATCCTTTCTCAAAAGAAGACCATTCATCTCTTAACAATCGTGGGATTTTAATCTCTGAATCAAGATGTGGTAGAAGTTGGGGGCCTAGTGAGGATAACCCTGCTGTTTCGGTTCGAGTACAGAGATCTAATATGAACTCCAGATTGAGAACTCATGATCAAGATACTGGAAACACTTCAACACATACGCAACCATCTGGCTTAATCTCACAACTGCCTCGGCCTCAAACACCAAACGATCATATACTTAGTTCAACATATCAATTTTCGACAGACTCTTCTTCAAGTGAATCTAGTCCTTACAATGTTCCCGGCAATGATGGCAATAATATAAGCAGTATATTGCCCTTTCCTTCTGCAGAATTTGGCATCAGTCAGTCAAATAACCGTGATGCCTTGTGGAGATATAACATGGATGAAATTGCTGGg GTATTATTACAGCTTGAGAGAATTGAACACGATGACGAGCTACGATATGAG CAACTGCTAGCACTCGAAACCAATGTGTTCCTCAATGGCATGAATTTCTACGACCAACATAGAGACATGAGATTGGACATTGATAACATGTCATATGAG GAATTACTAGCTCTCGGGGAGAGGATGGGCACGGTAAGCACAGCTCTTTCTGACGAAGCAATGTCAAAGTGCCTTAGGAGAAGCATCTATCGGGTTACCTCTTCGGAAGTAGGTGTTGCTGGATTGAAAGGGGATGAAGATGACAACAAATGCAGTATTTGCCAG GAGGAGTATGTGCTCGGGGACGAGATGGGGATGTTGGGATGCGAACATGGATATCATTTGGCGTGCGTTCATAAGTGGTTAAGGATGAAGAATTGGTGCCCTATCTGCAAGGCTTCTGCTGTTCCATCTCGGCCCTCTTCGCCCTTGTAG
- the LOC116025943 gene encoding protein KAKU4 isoform X3 has translation MATNFYAGARSGGKIVNKRRRKITTPYDRPPPPPLPPPPPPETPNWLTGLVFPATRTIVSGAAKLLSSVFNSDSSSCSSSSSSSGPPDGDCIYEDDNDHDTHSESLKEVKYAGRNAEQDGGMSKSKHLIEQLIMRETFTRIECDRLINLINSRVVDPPTLDYGLGDAIAVGTTVTGTLDPCSRYVMEAREWLEDKKDDLRSIACFAEGNCGSSSFLTENVEKVDGSPIYLAKSYMKARPPWASPTEHLDIRTPSSKKSKLFEEGTPFHAGDEFVPSSRKRSSLSSGPWNISEEIRRVRSKATDDILRSLPSKKIDLPLLTERKMKQNAVIDSRDSGSLAHLSISSRPALGTGIGQSETRQDAGKSVTVTSNSRALIPQDNDQIEVVGEWPATEPHQPNGPVLASENLDAL, from the exons ATGGCGACGAATTTTTACGCCGGAGCTCGATCCGGCGGGAAAATAGTCAATAAAAGGCGTAGGAAAATCACAACCCCCTACGACCGccccccgccgccgccgctgcctCCTCCTCCCCCTCCCGAAACCCCCAATTGGCTCACCGGACTCGTCTTTCCCGCCACCCGTACTATTGTCTCCGGCGCCGCCAAGCTGCTGTCCTCCGTCTTCAACTCCGactcttcttcttgttcttcatcCTCGTCGTCTTCTGGACCTCCAGACGGCGATTGCATATACG AAGATGACAATGATCATGATACACACTCCGAATCATTAAAAGAG GTAAAATATGCTGGTAGAAATGCTGAACAGGATGGAGGAATGAGTAAGAGCAAACATTTAATTGAGCAGCTAATTATGCGGGAAACTTTTACGAG GATAGAGTGTGATAGGTTAATCAATTTAATCAACTCAAGGGTTGTGGATCCACCTACTCTTGATTATGGCCTTGGGGATGCAATAGCTGTTGGAACCACTG TCACAGGTACCTTGGATCCTTGCAGTCGATATGTTATGGAAGCAAGGGAATGGTTAGAAGACAAGAAAGATGATTTGCGCTCAATTGCATGCTTTGCTGAGGGGAATTGTGGTTCAAGCTCCTTCCTAACTGAAAAT GTGGAAAAGGTAGATGGCTCTCCTATATATTTGGCAAAATCATATATGAAAGCTCGTCCTCCTTGGGCATCTCCTACAGAACATCTTGACATAAGAACGCCATCATCAAAGAAGTCAAAGCTTTTTGAGGAAGGAACTCCTTTTCATGCTGGTGATGAATTTGTGCCCTCATCAAGG AAAAGGAGTTCTCTTTCATCTGGACCATGGAATATATCTGAGGAAATACGTAGAGTGCGTTCAAAAGCAACAGATGACATTCTACGCTCCCTCCCATCCAAAAAAATTGATCTGCCATTATTGACTGAACGGAAAATGAAGCAGAATGCTGTAATTGATTCACGTGATTCTGGTTCTTTGGCTCATTTATCCATAAGCTCAAGACCTGCACTGGGCACTGGTATTGGCCAATCTG AGACCAGACAAGATGCTGGAAAGTCTGTAACAGTGACATCGAATTCACGTGCATTAATTCCACAG GATAATGACCAAATTGAAGTTGTTGGTGAATGGCCTGCTACTGAGCCTCATCAGCCCAATGGTCCCGTTCTTGCCTCGGAAAATCTTGAtg CTCTCTAA
- the LOC116025072 gene encoding uncharacterized protein DDB_G0284459-like: MATRVRESGLRGKEKKGSQADNTMPQQHKRITATTTTTTSRLMSSSSSSIASSVPNYLRPTTASSAVQAAGDKPSSARRKSLDRPLSHLDTHRNLAGDKPSPARRKSLDRPIQPLHSPLSSPSSSCSSTSSLPYKPTFSRTKSSLDRPKSSTAMSRTSEANDKRGKIMTRSISSVSKSSSIAHNHHLKTTPNKTQKSSTRKQPGNTTLSSKPIKKKPVETILTTNHPHEPSVPIPQSADHHKTEASATPNSNQTEINNNNNSKIVQEKENIIVVVSSDHEEFEDLKSIEDCSSLSSVLEDPPIDPVDTITEEGDAEAISVPENLQECGQTQSADTMPHTTPEDPKVEDKAGGEINNLKETTPADPKPADEISVEEKGDETIHSSDNNCSENKAENQEEGEEEEREKEKEKDKKADNQHHHQEVAEEEVKEMTDDQSNNNNNNNNNNVGQVPEANKPALKRNESVVSNDVIEETASKLREQRKNKVKALAGAFETVISLQDK; this comes from the coding sequence ATGGCAACAAGGGTGAGGGAGAGTGGATTGAGGGGAAAGGAGAAGAAAGGAAGTCAAGCTGATAACACCATGCCACAACAACACAAAAGAATCACAGCAACCACCACGACCACCACCTCGAGATTAAtgtcgtcttcttcttcttcaattgctAGTTCTGTCCCAAACTATCTCCGCCCCACCACCGCCTCCTCGGCCGTGCAGGCGGCCGGAGACAAGCCATCGTCGGCCAGAAGAAAGTCCTTGGATAGGCCACTATCCCATCTCGACACCCACCGGAATCTCGCTGGAGACAAGCCATCGCCGGCCAGAAGAAAGTCCTTAGACAGACCAATCCAACCACTACATTCCCCACTTTCttccccttcttcttcttgttcttctacCTCCTCTCTACCATATAAGCCCACATTTTCCAGAACAAAATCCAGTTTGGACAGGCCAAAATCATCCACAGCAATGTCAAGAACTTCTGAGGCTAATGATAAGAGGGGCAAAATTATGACAAGATCCATTTCTTCAGTCTCCAAATCTTCTTCCATTGCCCATAATCATCATTTGAAGACTACTCCCAATAAGACACAGAAAAGCAGTACCAGAAAACAACCTGGTAATACCACATTGTCTTCAAAGCCAATCAAGAAGAAGCCAGTAGAGACAATCCTAACCACAAATCATCCCCACGAACCATCTGTTCCAATTCCACAATCTGCAGATCATCATAAAACAGAGGCTTCTGCTACTCCCAATTCCAATCAAACCgaaatcaacaacaacaataacagcAAAATAgtacaagaaaaggaaaacattatTGTTGTGGTTTCATCAGATCACGAGGAATTTGAGGATCTCAAGTCCATTGAAGATTGCTCCTCGTTATCATCAGTCCTAGAAGATCCCCCCATTGATCCTGTGGACACCATTACAGAGGAAGGAGATGCAGAGGCCATCTCAGTGCCCGAAAACCTCCAAGAATGCGGCCAAACACAAAGTGCAGACACAATGCCACACACAACACCCGAAGATCCAAAGGTGGAAGATAAAGCCGGCGGGGAAATCAACAATCTAAAGGAAACAACACCTGCAGACCCAAAGCCTGCAGATGAAATTTCTGTGGAAGAAAAGGGAGATGAGACTATCCACAGCAGTGATAATAACTGCAGTGAAAACAAGGCAGAAAACCAAGAAGAAGGGGAAGAAGAGGAAagggagaaagagaaagagaaagacaaGAAAGCAGACAACCAACATCATCATCAGGAAGTAGCTGAAGAAGAAGTTAAGGAAATGACTGATGATCAgagcaacaacaataacaacaacaacaacaacaacgttgGTCAGGTGCCAGAGGCGAATAAACCGGCATTGAAGAGAAACGAGAGTGTGGTGTCTAATGATGTGATTGAGGAGACTGCAAGCAAGCTTCGAGAACAAAGGAAGAATAAGGTGAAAGCACTTGCTGGGGCTTTTGAAACAGTCATATCTTTGCAAGACAAGTGA
- the LOC116025425 gene encoding uncharacterized RING finger protein C4G3.12c-like isoform X2: MDEHSGKRAASGLLVARRGLRDKPNDRDENIQFCPRIGCSGRLNNSRSGCTAKPYSSRQNLSSNSSNGKEVVGSSSRTVTRKLHKDYHRKPASQTKTDQLETRTFRDESVDHGQMESSSTSETGFLSEPRDSEPRKSRVWEAGCSSGLSSVTTQQQKYCNKSKRANQNNLSSNIPPQTRSSRNGVENGYKNPKCNSVSNALPHSSQPRFMKKRSSEGESSSSSIGNRTSRAFSKGGRAPLNNHPFSKEDHSSLNNRGILISESRCGRSWGPSEDNPAVSVRVQRSNMNSRLRTHDQDTGNTSTHTQPSGLISQLPRPQTPNDHILSSTYQFSTDSSSSESSPYNVPGNDGNNISSILPFPSAEFGISQSNNRDALWRYNMDEIAGLERIEHDDELRYEQLLALETNVFLNGMNFYDQHRDMRLDIDNMSYEELLALGERMGTVSTALSDEAMSKCLRRSIYRVTSSEVGVAGLKGDEDDNKCSICQEEYVLGDEMGMLGCEHGYHLACVHKWLRMKNWCPICKASAVPSRPSSPL, translated from the exons ATGGATGAACATTCGGGTAAAAGAGCTGCTAGTGGGCTTCTTGTTGCGAGAAGAGGTTTGAGAGATAAGCCTAATGATAGGGATGAAAATATTCAGTTTTGCCCTCGAATTGGATGTAGTGGCAGGCTTAACAATTCAAGGAGTGGATGCACAGCGAAACCCTATTCATCGAGGCAAAATTTGAGCTCGAACTCTTCTAATGGCAAGGAAGTAGTTGGTAGTTCTTCGAGAACTGTTACAAGGAAATTGCACAAGGACTATCATAGAAAGCCGGCCTCTCAGACCAAAACTGATCAATTGGAAACCAGAACTTTTCGGGATGAGTCAGTGGATCATGGGCAAATGGAATCGTCAAGTACAAGTGAGACTGGGTTTTTGTCAGAACCGAGAGATTCTGAGCCTAGGAAAAGTAGGGTTTGGGAAGCGGGTTGCTCCAGTGGGTTGTCGTCTGTAACAACTCAGCAGCAAAAGTATTGTAATAAATCTAAGCGTGCCAATCAGAACAATTTGAGTAGTAACATTCCCCCCCAGACAAGGAGTAGCCGTAATGGGGTGGAAAATGGCTATAAAAATCCCAAATGCAATTCGGTATCGAATGCCCTTCCACATTCATCACAACCAAGGTTTATGAAAAAGAGAAGCTCCGAAGGTGAAAGTAGTTCGTCATCTATAGGGAATAGAACGAGTAGGGCATTCTCAAAAGGAGGACGTGCTCCACTTAACAATCATCCTTTCTCAAAAGAAGACCATTCATCTCTTAACAATCGTGGGATTTTAATCTCTGAATCAAGATGTGGTAGAAGTTGGGGGCCTAGTGAGGATAACCCTGCTGTTTCGGTTCGAGTACAGAGATCTAATATGAACTCCAGATTGAGAACTCATGATCAAGATACTGGAAACACTTCAACACATACGCAACCATCTGGCTTAATCTCACAACTGCCTCGGCCTCAAACACCAAACGATCATATACTTAGTTCAACATATCAATTTTCGACAGACTCTTCTTCAAGTGAATCTAGTCCTTACAATGTTCCCGGCAATGATGGCAATAATATAAGCAGTATATTGCCCTTTCCTTCTGCAGAATTTGGCATCAGTCAGTCAAATAACCGTGATGCCTTGTGGAGATATAACATGGATGAAATTGCTGGg CTTGAGAGAATTGAACACGATGACGAGCTACGATATGAG CAACTGCTAGCACTCGAAACCAATGTGTTCCTCAATGGCATGAATTTCTACGACCAACATAGAGACATGAGATTGGACATTGATAACATGTCATATGAG GAATTACTAGCTCTCGGGGAGAGGATGGGCACGGTAAGCACAGCTCTTTCTGACGAAGCAATGTCAAAGTGCCTTAGGAGAAGCATCTATCGGGTTACCTCTTCGGAAGTAGGTGTTGCTGGATTGAAAGGGGATGAAGATGACAACAAATGCAGTATTTGCCAG GAGGAGTATGTGCTCGGGGACGAGATGGGGATGTTGGGATGCGAACATGGATATCATTTGGCGTGCGTTCATAAGTGGTTAAGGATGAAGAATTGGTGCCCTATCTGCAAGGCTTCTGCTGTTCCATCTCGGCCCTCTTCGCCCTTGTAG